In one Solanum dulcamara chromosome 1, daSolDulc1.2, whole genome shotgun sequence genomic region, the following are encoded:
- the LOC129895988 gene encoding U-box domain-containing protein 4 gives MVSLEDSSSAHFGQTRPYYYTPPPSSIKINRSMGRSMRTIRSTIFHPDCSGSEHSGAISENLTDSVIDIRLGELANKPPVNNKGSSSSDEDYLQLSQAFSDFSACSSDISGELQRLASVPPSDLLLTQHPNSQSQPEPEPCFGFLEREKFSTEIIESISPEDLQPTVKLCVDSLHSSSVAVKRSAAAKLRLLAKNRADNRALIGESGAIPGLIPLLRCTDPWTQEHAVTALLNLSLHEPNKGLITSSGAIKSLIYVLKTGTDTSKQNAACGLLSLALVDENKLSIGACGAIPPLVCLLINGTNRGKKDALTTLYKLCSVKLNKERAINAGAVKPLVGLIGEQGNGLAEKAMVVLSLLTGIDSGKEAIVEEGGIAALVEAIEDSSDKGREFAVLTLLQLCMDSVRNRGLLVREGGIPPLVALSQNGTAKAKHKAETLLGYLREPRQEASSSTP, from the exons atggtTTCACTTGAAGATTCTAGTAGTGCCCATTTCGGCCAAACACGGCCTTATTACTACACCCCACCGCCGTCTTCCATTAAAATCAACCGTTCAATGGGTCGTTCTATGAGAACTATCCGGTCAACTATTTTCCATCCTGATTGCTCCGGTTCTGAACATTCCGGCGCGATTTCCGAGAACCTAACAGATTCTGTCATCGATATTCGTCTCGGTGAGCTCGCGAATAAGCCTCCGGTGAACAATaaaggttcttcttcttccgaTGAagattatctacaactttctcAAGCTTTCAGTGATTTCTCAGCTTGTAGTAGTGATATCTCCGGCGAGTTACAGCGATTGGCAAGTGTTCCTCCTTCGGATCTGCTGTTAACCCAGCACCCGAACTCTCAATCCCAACCCGAACCCGAACCCTGTTTTGGGTTTTTAGAAAGGGAGAAATTTTCAACGGAGATAATCGAGAGTATTTCGCCGGAGGATCTTCAACCGACGGTGAAATTATGCGTTGACAGCTTACATTCTTCATCAGTTGCAGTGAAAAGATCAGCGGCAGCTAAATTAAGACTATTAGCGAAGAATCGAGCTGATAATCGGGCGTTAATCGGAGAATCCGGTGCGATTCCGGGTCTTATACCACTACTCCGGTGTACGGATCCATGGACACAAGAACATGCAGTTACAGCTCTTTTAAATCTTTCACTTCACGAGCCAAACAAGGGGTTAATCACTTCCTCCGGAGCTATAAAATCGTTAATTTACGTTCTGAAAACGGGCACCGACACATCGAAACAGAACGCTGCTTGTGGGTTATTAAGCTTAGCTTTGGTTGATGAAAACAAGCTTTCAATTGGTGCTTGTGGTGCTATTCCACCATTAGTATGTTTACTTATAAATGGAACAAACAGAGGTAAAAAAGATGCATTAACAACTCTTTACAAGCTTTGTTCAGTGAAATTGAATAAAGAGAGAGCCATTAATGCTGGTGCCGTAAAGCCACTTGTTGGACTTATTGGTGAACAAGGGAATGGTTTAGCAGAAAAGGCTATGGTTGTGTTGAGTTTATTAACTGGGATTGATTCAGGAAAAGAAGCGATTGTTGAAGAAGGTGGAATCGCTGCACTTGTTGAAGCTATTGAAGATAGTTCTGATAAAGGAAGAGAATTTGCTGTGTTGACACTGTTGCAGCTTTGTATGGATAGTGTTAGAAATAGAGGACTTCTTGTTAGAGAAGGTGGAATTCCTCCTCTTGTTGCCTTGTCTCAAAATGGTACTGCTAAAGCTAAACACAAG GCAGAAACACTACTAGGATACTTAAGAGAACCAAGACAAGAAGCTTCAAGTTCAACTCCTTGA